gtcgcatcggtagcatctttcaagccaaacttggacaaacttttaagtagcattccagatcagtctacattcaaggactagcttggtcaGCCAACTAAAAATTGTcagtagaccaaatatcatttaaagaaTAAAAGGGGGAggacaaaaatccaaaatcagaACNTGGTCAGCCAACTAAAAATTGTcagtagaccaaatatcattcaaaGAATAAAAGGGGGAggacaaaaatccaaaatcagaACTTATTccatcatttgaaaatgtcaagcaTGGTTGCACATTAAAAGCTACAATTTATATTTGCTCAACGGGACTCGAGGGAGTTTTGTCAAGctttataattttttttttcacatagAGAATTGTTCGAAGAGTGAGCTCAGCTGGGCTTACCTGCGGACCAAGTCGGGAACCAATTGATTTTGTCCGGCTCGACAAAAGATGTGAAAGTGAGCAAGAAGAAGTCAGCCGGATTTCCAGGGTTGTTGTATCTTCCTGAATCCTTAATCTTGAACTTATAAACGTAAAATATAGTTTGAAAAGTGACTGCAAAACAGGTCAATGTGAGGAAGACAGCTGCCCAACTCAGTTTATCGAATCCTCGAGCCACATTCTCAAAGGCCACTGTTTTTTGAGGTTGTCGAGCCGCATATCTCATTTGAGAAAACAGAACGTAATTGGAGAGAtcaaaaaatacgaaattgtGATAAAACTGCAATCCAGGGATAGAAGCTTGATATTCTCCACGATAGAGCTGAAAACATGAACAAACATGAAAGATTAGAActaatttgacatttcttttaaAGCTAGGAAATAGTAACAGGACTCAGACCCTTGTCACTTACTTTGCAAAATGCTGCGCTATTTTTTGTGTTGGAGAGTGGGACTTATTAACCGTTACTGAGAATGTTATCCCCAATACTATCAAATGACAATTTAACAATTGTTACCTAGTAATATTCGATTAATTTCTGATCCAACAAGAATGTACAGTTGGCAAAACTGCCTTGCCTTGTATATAGTATTGGCTGGAATGCTAATAAAAACTGACTTGCCCATGtgtgatttaaaaaaatagctAATTGTTCGATACTTAGAATAAAAAACACAAGTCAAAAACAGtaatcatggccttttaacAACGAGTACATACTATTTATAGTGAGCAAAGGAAATGACTCAAAATGGTTTGGCATGTATAAAACTAACACACAGTTAGGAGGGGattaaataagattgaaccAATGCAAAAGAGTTTCACGAGATATATTGACGGGCTGTCGAAATTAAGTTATTGGGAACGCCTCGTatcattgggattatacagtattcagCGTCTGTATAAAcgttacctaatcctttatgtgtttcaatgtctccattcctttgtcctaacccgggaatacGACATAGCGTTAGCGAGAGACGAGGAATCTCATGTGAAATGCGTCAAAAGATCAATCACTTGAattaaaaagattgtgagaggcttaaaatcttcttttgtcttaaaccgggCACCAACTTTGTGcaacttgctgccgtgctctcttaaacgattctatgcattagatgacccattgttaagttttaaacgtgacttagatcgtttttttgctaacgatcccagaccagccttacattcaagggtgccctcGAGCGGCTAATTCAAGCAGTTtacacgaccaaatattttatgaattaTAACGCATCATGACTTaaagggaatttcattcccttgtatctCTTACAAACCCGGGAATcatcaaacaaaataaaatcgcCAAAAGCAACTCACGCACTTTTTAATTCCGCTCaatatttggtagaggctagcCCACAAAGGACCGTGTGAAGTATAGAATGTAGCCTTATTTCGTGTGGCGTAGGAAGCCTAGTGTTTGGAACTAACGAAAGTGAAGTGTAAAGTGCGGGAAAATTTCGAAATCGAGCAAAACTGAATGATCTTAGTGCAACAATCAAGTGTTGGCAAAAGTGACAGTAGATACTGCCACTCTTGATCTATTAAGTTGTTATATCCACAATTTTAGCTGAAGACAGCATTGGAGATAATCAaggcttgagtaacgctaccggttattcattacttttctggaaaagtaactgtaactgAATGCGTTTTTAGATTCCTCCCTTTATCggtactttcttttttattaaagagggaaagaaaactGTAAGGGTTTCCTACCTGATATTTTTAAACTTCCGTCTCTAATGCAGAGACTTACTTAACTTCCCACTGACAGGATCaaataaaattcaaggaagtcatttgtttcacgtcatatttacttaATTTAAGAAATGCGCATTAAcgtttttttgtaattttaggcccttttttcttcaaaagtaatAACAGTGGTAACGCGttgctttttctaaaaaaCATCGGTAGCGGTAATACGTTACGTTATCTAAAAAGTATTGGTAACGGCAACGCattactttttcaagaaagTGTTGTTAaaggtaacgcgttactttttctcaAAAGTATCGGCAATGGTTACACATTACTTTTTCTGAAAAGTAATGGTGACCGTCATGTGTTATCTGTTTTCGGTAAAGGTTCAAGCAAACCGATTgcaaaaaccaaaatgatgtaTTATTGGTGTAAGTCACTGAATCATGGGGAAAGATCTCATACACTGGATTCAAACAACATCCAAAGAGCATACAGACGTTATCTTAGTGTTTTGATATCAAGTGTCTCCACTGTAGTAATCAGATCTTAGACTAATCCAACTatgtttctttctcttgttgACGAAGGTTCCCACAATTTGCATAAATGCTTACCGATCAGGACATCTACGGCctttatcccaacccagaTGTCGAACACACCCAGGGTTCAGAAGGGTGACCTGACTTGCACCATACGAGGTAAAGTCTAAACAAACCGATAAACAGCATTAAGGCTTCTGTTTTTGTCTGAACAAAGGCCTTGCTCTGAATTATTATTTGCTCACACCTTTTCGACAATTCTGCTTATCAGATGAACCCCAATGAAGGTTATAGCGTGACCTAAATCATTTCACATTACACATTCACATTCACATTATAATTAAACTCCTcgaattttctatttttgaggTGGACTACTCGAACATCCAAATTGGTAAGTAAAGAGCTTACGTAGGTTATATGTCAATGAATTTACGTAAAGAATAAGGAGGGATagaaaagatgcaaatgaggAGGTAAATAAaccaacaagaaaaatataaaatgaatttgaaatctttAAACAAATGTGCTTCCCAATATCAATTTCATAAAATACAGTGTTTTTCATGAAGTATCTTTTTCCACAACCAAACAAAGAATATGCTACGATTCGGTTAATTGCTGTAAACCATTCAAGAAAGGACGTCAATCCCATCATAGTGAAAATATCCCGTCTACCTTGGCCAAATTGTGAGTGGCATTCTTGGACGTGATAGAAGTGAAGTCTCCACCGCTCCCCTTTCGAAATTCCAACTTCATCTGGTATTTGTCGGCCAAAAGCCTGATGGCCTCGACGTCTGTACCACTCACAGAATCATTGGCGTCATCAACAAAAATGTTGGGTAACAAGCCATAGTAACCCACAATGAAAGGCTGGTTGAACAACAGGGGCAGACACCTTTCACCTCTCAAACCAAAAGGTCGTGAGAACCCCTTGCTCGATTGCCAATAATTCTCATCGTAGCGCCAATAGCTGAAATATCTTCTGCCACAATAGACATGGACACGCTAACGCATGGACAAAGCATATTTCAAGTCCCTTGGAGTTCCAATAAGCAACTGGAAAGTACTCTACTTACAAAACCCCGACCAGCGATGCCCGCTCTCTCCAAGATGACCACTGGCTTGTTCCATGAGCCCAAATCCAAACTTGTAGTGTTGCCAATAAGGAAGACATTGGCATGAACGTTTCTCTCAATGAGGGTCCTCCAGGTGGTCCCTCGAAACTGGGAATGGATTCCTAAATGAATGATGACTACCAAACACCATGTGGTTTTGTGAATgaaattggtcattttgagCACGTCAAACCCTGGGTTTGATGGATCAATTGAGATGAAGCTTGATCCTGGGAGCTGAATTGGAACATTGGAGAGAATGGTACAATGTCTTAATCCAATGTCTTGATAAACTAGATCGAAAATGTCTCGACCAATCAAGTCATTGTTGTTCCCAGACATGATAACCGTACAAGGGGAAGTTTCCTCGAAATCTGATCCTATCTGTCAATCACGGCTGGCTGATAAATAGATAGAAAAGGTAACTGTCACGGCAATTACGACGATTTTTACGTCGCTTTGACATTTGATAATTTCAATGAGTGACACATGGTATTTGCAAAAGGATCCACTTTTAGAGACTCGTTTCTTGAGACGAGAACAAGAACAGGGTTCTGGACATGGGCCGAAAAATGTTGAAAGCCGGTTTTGTGACGGAAAGGGTCGAAATCTCCACATATATGATGTACTACATTTCTATTTACTGAACAAGACTTGCAGCTCTTGGAAGCGACAGCTGCGTgacaaattgcaaaaaattcGAAGGGTTTTGAAAGGCTGTGCACACACAATGGTTCAAACACCCACAAAGTGGACTCAACTCACTGTAGGTTGATTAGCCCTAATCAAAACCCGTCAAAAACCTCATGGTTCATTAGATGACAAggtttctttttgtcttttatgCTTTTGCAAATGCAATTGATCCAATAAAGCTGAAGTAAAAGAACAATCATTCCTCAATTAATTTATGTatgcaaaaaaacaggcctAAACTTAAAGCGTGAAATGTAAAGTTTTCCAGAGACAACGCGCAACCTCTTACTTTCAATTATATTCAAGTCATGGAACCATCTTTTCCAGATCCGATGGGAGGATGATTCAGATGTATTCATCCTTTGTAAGACAAATAAATatgcattgcatttcaaacaacTAAGAGCCGAAAAGACAAATCGTATTCTAAAATATCATGTTCTAAAACTGTTTTACAATTGACGAAAACGAGGAAGTTATAAAAAGTTGGATAAAATGTAGTTTGATATTTccaggcttttctaacccctACAGGGAATTTAGTCCCCACcacaattcaaatgaaagtttatATTTCACGAGAGAGAGGGGAGGGAAAGATTGCTATTATGTTTCGTCCTCGGTTGGTTATTTAAGAGGGCAACAATTGGCTGAAGATGGCCCACAGGGAGCTGGGCGGCTTGTTGAAGAGTGGCGGGCATCTTTCAAGAAATCAATGGCGCATGGTTGACTTTGTAGTAGCAATTCTTGCTGTAGTTCCAATGGGGCTGGATACATGTGACAAGTTCGCTAGTTCGGTGGACGAAGGCAATGCCAGTGTTATTGGTCAGCTCATGGATACACTTAAAAGTATATATTTTAACAAGACTTCAAAACTATTGGATGAGGTGGCAGCACCCTGTAGAGTTAGATGACAACTAGAAATAGCCAAAATATGCTGAAAGACTCCTTTTCATGAGCTAATTTTTCATCCACCACTCAACTATCTTTGACCTCTGAGATACAAACGAATTCTGTAGTTGTTTGATAACCCTTTTTGAACGTACAAATTAAGAGGAATCAGCGTTGAAATTCCGAAAGTATCATTTCCACTGTTTATTGTACTCTGACTTGTTGACGTCAAAGCGTATGTTAAAGTACGCTTCAGAACCTTTACTCAAGGCAATTACTCCTATTTCAAGGCTTAGTCAATTACTATCCACTCTTGGCAATCGTCTTCGCTGTCTGACAATTCATACCATGAGAGGTGCATTCAGTAGCGTGTGTTCAAGTATCAGTATTTGTGCCCTCACACACTACACGTTCATTTCTTCATTCGTAGGCTTTTGCATATTAAATAAAACTTTTACTTAATAGGCCAAGCAATCTATGGCATAGATATAAGGGGCTGGGCTTCTAGATATGCGTATAAAGCCGATCAGCTCGAAGATGATCAACATGGACGGCAGAGAGCCATATACTGATCTATTAATCTATTGGTCCATAGACCATTGGTTCCAGTGGACTTTGATTGGCCACAGGGACGTGCAAACTACAAGCTCTGATTTTAATCTTAAATTGTTAGGATAGCCAGGGTGCACCTCAATCGCTTCAGGTACCACTACCATGATTGAAGCTCATTTACTGTAACCTAGAAATATTTCGTTCACAACATTGTATGCCAGTATACAGCTATTCAAGAATGGTGTGATATAAAGTCaagtcaaaaatgaatgaaaagagaaTAGTAAAATAGTTTGTACCAAGATATGGTCAAAATTAAAAGTGTGGAGACAACTACTGGCATTTATACTGAGAGCTTTAGATCAATCTTCTGGCAAGCGAATGCCCAATATTGAAGGCAAAAGTGTTCCTAAGCAATCTTCTCtttaaagaaaacattttcatgCACAAAAACATCTCGACGTGGTGACCAATATCTGGAATGCTGATCTAAATCTAAAAACCAGGACTTCTCTTGATCTGAGATACTGTatctatgaaatattttgaagttgGTGTCATCAATTTCAGATCCAATAACTGTCCAACGTTTAAAGGGTTGCTTTCTTGATAAAATGAATTTGGCATAGTTTAGAACAAAATTGGTATGGACTTCCATACAAAGTGACCAAGTTATGTATGGTTAAGCATTGAGTTTAGATCTGGGATCAACCTCCAACCTCTCATTCAAGCAACTATTGATCTTTGTCATATATTATGGCCCTATTTTTTATCCATTTATGCGCTAATAATGCAAGATGATGATTGAGTTTGGatattcaaaatcatgaaatatttgtttttttccttgaggCTAACATAGCATCTGTACTTGGACGTTCCTGGCAACAACAGacaccaaaaatattttgcaacttCACCTGATTTCACCCCACTCGTTCTTTCTATTCACATAAGGTGGATTATTTACGCACTATGCCAGATGTGGGTATCCTTAAAGAAAGTTAGCCTGAGGAAAAAGGGGTTATCGCGATTTTATcacctttttgaataaaagaattgaaaactCACTTCCTTAGATTCAATATATTTGGTATCTTTCTGTGTGCACTCTAATTTAAGAACGATAGAAACGGTCAATCAAATCCGAACAACCAGAAAGAAATGAGAATCCCAAAAACATGCCAAGGGACCCTCCTACAGAAGCAACAATTGTATTAATTTCAAACAACTGATATTGTGCATTGATGTCTATATAACTCATTACAAATTGCAAGGTTAGCCCTGCTCTCCCATCTTTTGCATAAACTGTCCGCTTGGTAGCGCTGTAGTTTACTTCAATGTCATGGCACGTAtacttgcacaaaaattttACTTCCTCGATTGTTTTCTTTAACATTTCTATGGATAGAATGGTTTCATCTCGGTGGGAACAAGTGCGATTGGCGCTTTGAGTCAGCTTTCGGGTGATAGGATGATAACAACAATGAGAGCTGTTCCGACATGCCTCCTGGACAGCTTTGATGACACATTCCACGTGATCCTTGTACTCTATGTTCAAAGTGCAGTAACCGGGTGTTTCCAGATATAAATATTTCAACAGAGTCACCTTCACATCAACGTTTTGCCTTTTGTTTATAGTAAGTTGCTTTGGCGTTTTCAGCCAATAAGGAACGCCGAGAAGGTCAGTTTCGGAATGATGTATGTGAATAAAAGCAGTTATCTCGATATCAGATGGTAGTTTGTTCCACGAAATCTTTAAATAATCATTGGTCATATGTCGAAGATTTCGGAGAACAGCGGTAACACATTTACCATGGTACAAGTGAATGCTCTCCGTTAAAAGCAATGATGAGTTGGCTGCATCAGAAAGGTTTGTTGGAGGGTCAAAAGCTGTGATTTGATCCCCGCGTTGGATTTCTACCCGAAATATCTGTAATGAGTGATTTGTTAAAGTTATTCCAGGCAAGGATTCATGTTTGCTAAAAGGCTGAGGACAAAGTTTGATCAATTAGAAGAAAAGTGGATCGTTAGGCTCAAACGTAATTTCACCAATGTGACGcctttttagcatttttcgGTGACCACCTAGTCATATCATTTATTTCGCTTGTTGTTTGACCTTACATTAACAATATTACTAATGTAGACTAAAATTAAGAGCCTCCTGCATTGAAAGGTGAAGTTTCTGAGTTAGAAGTAGAAAAATAATTAGTGCTAAAGAGCCCCCCGTGATGTAAAATGTAAGAACTGAACCAACCTTTGACCGATGT
This genomic interval from Tigriopus californicus strain San Diego chromosome 6, Tcal_SD_v2.1, whole genome shotgun sequence contains the following:
- the LOC131882052 gene encoding uncharacterized protein LOC131882052 codes for the protein MSGNNNDLIGRDIFDLVYQDIGLRHCTILSNVPIQLPGSSFISIDPSNPGFDVLKMTNFIHKTTWCLVVIIHLGIHSQFRGTTWRTLIERNVHANVFLIGNTTSLDLGSWNKPVVILERAGIAGRGFRVHVYCGRRYFSYWRYDENYWQSSKGFSRPFGLRGERCLPLLFNQPFIVGYYGLLPNIFVDDANDSVSGTDVEAIRLLADKYQMKLEFRKGSGGDFTSITSKNATHNLAKLYRGEYQASIPGLQFYHNFVFFDLSNYVLFSQMRYAARQPQKTVAFENVARGFDKLSWAAVFLTLTCFAVTFQTIFYVYKFKIKDSGRYNNPGNPADFFLLTFTSFVEPDKINWFPTWSAGKMSALMWSVFALLVVSFYTSNLRTNLIAPSLEPEINSHEDILKYDKFIHANNLFVFLRRQKVSPGFEAVLRWVDETGGWFSSEAEEGSLEPHVETGVLNNGDVYFTNDENVLYSYLFQQTLGFPNLRISNDALNNFYMSIRIQKYSPYTPEVNDVITTYHELGLFKRNLYKPIPIIALPSTSGGSQYESSETLRMSLEMLWTPIILLSCGCIIGAIILLFEIRLWNPDSRKMDSSESQRTFVRFS
- the LOC131882120 gene encoding uncharacterized protein LOC131882120, whose product is MAFKGFLPKANQVKFIFGMVFGICFLVQVHNDFVRFIEKKKSFAITSSEMKPPGWDLPPLTLCLEPGYKHDVLLNLSLSEDFWYTQRILDMSAMNDLNQSLDSFFDFTTFNLSEQIFRVEIQRGDQITAFDPPTNLSDAANSSLLLTESIHLYHGKCVTAVLRNLRHMTNDYLKISWNKLPSDIEITAFIHIHHSETDLLGVPYWLKTPKQLTINKRQNVDVKVTLLKYLYLETPGYCTLNIEYKDHVECVIKAVQEACRNSSHCCYHPITRKLTQSANRTCSHRDETILSIEMLKKTIEEVKFLCKYTCHDIEVNYSATKRTVYAKDGRAGLTLQFVMSYIDINAQYQLFEINTIVASVGGSLGMFLGFSFLSGCSDLIDRFYRS